From one Flavobacterium sp. N502536 genomic stretch:
- a CDS encoding FecR family protein: MQKRNKYTEIEDFLSDESFQSWILSKIDNDGWEEWTLESRRRAKLVQDARVLLLAMKVPEQTITQPELYKALQTTWIKIEEKENEINSSQNSKIRFLKKYFLSGIAAALVIALGSLWIFNNPIITPESKVVTYNELINENNEGLVEQTNNSDKAQIITLSDGSSVLLQPKSKLSYPKIFTGNERKVYLSGEGFFEISKNPKKPFFVYANEIVTKVVGTSFRVKAYSDQPDVEVLVRTGKVRVKSNDLISKSDQDEVVLLPNQALRFQRKDLSFNKITDITQDIVLTRSVGNIEQLSFEFTDIPVSQIFETIEQAYLVDIDYPKNKLKDCHLTTSLSDQPLMEKLKIVCNSIGNNTTFEMNGNQIIITSDGCN; the protein is encoded by the coding sequence ATGCAAAAACGTAATAAATATACCGAAATTGAAGATTTCTTATCTGATGAATCATTCCAGTCATGGATTTTGTCTAAAATTGACAATGATGGCTGGGAGGAATGGACATTAGAGAGCCGCCGACGCGCTAAGTTGGTACAAGATGCGAGAGTATTGTTATTGGCCATGAAAGTGCCTGAGCAAACCATAACTCAACCAGAACTTTATAAAGCCTTACAGACTACCTGGATTAAAATTGAAGAGAAAGAAAACGAAATCAATTCGAGCCAAAACTCAAAGATAAGATTCCTTAAAAAATATTTTCTTAGCGGTATTGCTGCGGCTTTAGTGATCGCTTTAGGATCACTTTGGATTTTTAACAACCCAATTATTACTCCTGAAAGTAAAGTTGTAACCTACAACGAATTGATTAATGAAAATAATGAAGGATTAGTAGAACAAACGAACAATTCAGACAAAGCACAAATTATTACTTTATCTGACGGTAGTTCTGTTTTGCTCCAGCCTAAAAGTAAATTAAGTTATCCTAAGATCTTTACCGGAAACGAAAGAAAGGTGTATTTATCCGGCGAAGGTTTCTTTGAAATTAGTAAAAATCCTAAAAAGCCTTTTTTCGTTTATGCAAACGAAATTGTAACGAAGGTAGTCGGAACTAGTTTTAGAGTCAAGGCGTATTCCGATCAACCTGATGTTGAAGTTCTTGTTCGCACCGGTAAAGTAAGGGTAAAATCAAATGATTTAATTTCTAAATCAGATCAGGACGAAGTTGTTCTATTACCCAATCAGGCACTTCGTTTTCAAAGAAAAGATCTGAGCTTCAATAAAATTACAGATATCACTCAGGATATAGTTCTTACCCGTAGCGTAGGGAATATCGAACAGCTGAGTTTTGAATTTACGGATATTCCGGTATCGCAAATTTTTGAAACGATAGAACAGGCTTATCTCGTGGATATTGATTATCCAAAAAACAAACTAAAAGACTGTCACCTTACAACTTCTCTTAGCGATCAGCCTTTGATGGAAAAACTGAAAATTGTTTGTAATAGTATTGGCAACAACACCACTTTTGAAATGAATGGAAATCAAATCATTATAACATCTGACGGATGTAACTAA
- a CDS encoding RNA polymerase sigma factor — protein sequence MNTKTLPFSTSDDLTLWTNLKNGDEKSFSLLFEKYYASLVNYGNSLSPNAEKVQDCIQDVFTDIWVYRHGLQSSVVVKAYLLSSVRKRIARLYERDHIFRKSASTDSIAFLLEFSVEHDLIDDDYATKEKVIHLNKLLNNLPARQKEALYLRYHQGLTVDQIAEMLDVNYQSASNLLHRGLLTLRKEWKGSISLILLLYSTTF from the coding sequence ATGAATACCAAAACTCTACCATTCAGTACTTCTGACGACCTTACGCTTTGGACTAACTTGAAAAATGGAGATGAAAAATCATTTTCTCTTTTATTTGAAAAATACTACGCCAGTCTGGTAAATTATGGAAATTCTCTCTCTCCTAATGCCGAAAAAGTACAGGATTGTATTCAGGATGTTTTTACAGATATCTGGGTTTACAGACACGGGCTGCAAAGCTCGGTTGTTGTAAAAGCCTATTTGCTTTCGAGTGTGCGCAAACGAATTGCACGTTTGTACGAGCGTGATCACATTTTTCGTAAATCGGCCAGCACAGATTCAATTGCTTTTCTTTTGGAATTCTCTGTAGAACATGATCTTATAGATGACGATTATGCTACAAAAGAAAAAGTGATTCATTTGAATAAATTATTAAACAATTTACCTGCACGACAAAAAGAAGCTTTGTATTTAAGATACCATCAGGGCTTAACGGTAGATCAGATCGCCGAAATGCTCGATGTCAATTATCAGTCGGCAAGTAACTTGTTACACCGCGGTTTACTTACGCTTCGCAAAGAATGGAAGGGTAGTATTTCGTTAATTCTTCTGCTTTATTCAACTACTTTTTAA
- the sucD gene encoding succinate--CoA ligase subunit alpha: protein MSVLVNKDSKIIVQGFTGSEGTFHASQMIEYGTNVVGGVTPGKGGTSHLDRPVFNTVKDAVEQAGADTSIIFVPPAFAADAIMEAADAGIKVIIAITEGIPVADMIKANNYVKERNSRLIGPNCPGVITPGEAKVGIMPGFVFKKGTVGIVSKSGTLTYEAADQVVKQGLGITTAIGIGGDPIIGTTTKEAVELLMNDPETEIIIMIGEIGGQLEADAAKWVRADGNRKPVVGFIAGETAPAGRTMGHAGAIVGGSDDTAAAKKQIMRDNGIHVVDSPAEIGKKVKEVLG, encoded by the coding sequence ATGAGTGTTTTAGTTAATAAAGATTCCAAAATAATTGTTCAAGGATTTACAGGAAGCGAAGGAACTTTCCACGCTTCTCAAATGATTGAGTACGGTACTAATGTTGTTGGTGGTGTAACTCCTGGAAAAGGGGGAACAAGCCATTTAGATCGTCCGGTTTTTAACACAGTAAAAGATGCTGTAGAGCAAGCCGGAGCTGATACATCTATCATTTTTGTTCCGCCAGCTTTTGCTGCTGATGCAATTATGGAAGCTGCTGACGCTGGAATTAAAGTAATTATTGCTATTACAGAAGGAATTCCTGTAGCAGATATGATTAAAGCTAATAACTATGTTAAAGAAAGAAATTCAAGATTAATCGGACCAAACTGTCCGGGAGTAATTACTCCGGGTGAAGCTAAAGTTGGTATTATGCCAGGTTTCGTTTTCAAAAAAGGAACAGTTGGTATCGTATCTAAATCTGGAACTTTAACTTATGAAGCTGCTGACCAGGTTGTAAAACAAGGTTTAGGAATTACTACAGCTATTGGTATTGGTGGAGATCCAATTATTGGAACTACAACTAAAGAAGCTGTTGAATTATTAATGAACGACCCTGAAACTGAAATCATCATTATGATTGGTGAAATCGGAGGACAATTAGAAGCTGATGCTGCTAAATGGGTAAGAGCTGATGGTAACCGTAAGCCAGTTGTTGGTTTTATCGCTGGAGAAACTGCTCCTGCTGGTAGAACAATGGGTCACGCAGGTGCTATTGTTGGTGGTTCTGACGATACAGCTGCTGCTAAAAAACAAATCATGAGAGACAACGGAATCCACGTTGTTGATTCACCAGCTGAAATTGGTAAAAAAGTAAAAGAAGTACTTGGATAA
- a CDS encoding nuclear transport factor 2 family protein produces MSIKEFVQKFYKSDALIDSEIMKTYLHPDVKLDWNSTKGLIEMDYESMTAMANELSRAYVRSKVRISHIIAEDDLVSIRYSHFVKTIENPREEMLLAHFATIWQIKDDKLYRGYQMSQFS; encoded by the coding sequence ATGTCTATAAAAGAGTTTGTTCAAAAATTTTACAAATCAGATGCCTTAATTGATAGCGAAATCATGAAAACTTACCTACATCCCGATGTAAAGTTGGATTGGAACAGCACTAAAGGACTGATCGAGATGGATTATGAGTCAATGACCGCTATGGCAAACGAACTAAGCCGTGCTTATGTTCGTTCTAAGGTCAGAATTAGTCACATTATTGCAGAAGATGACTTGGTTTCAATCCGATATTCTCATTTTGTGAAAACGATTGAAAACCCAAGAGAAGAGATGTTATTAGCTCATTTTGCGACAATTTGGCAAATAAAAGATGATAAATTATATCGCGGTTATCAAATGAGTCAATTTTCTTAA
- a CDS encoding UDP-3-O-(3-hydroxymyristoyl)glucosamine N-acyltransferase, with protein sequence MKFPKIHSLQEIANLLDCEFIGDQNFPVLGMNEIHVVESGDIVFVDHPKYYDKALQSAATIILINKKVECPEGKALLISDDPFRDFNTLTKHFRPFQGTSVSIALSATIGEGTVIQPNCFIGNHVTIGKNCLIHPNVTIYDHTVIGDNVMIHAGTILGADAFYYKKRPDGFDQLISGGRVVIEDNVGIGALCTIDKGVTGDTTIGEGTKLDNQVHVGHDTVIGKKCLIASQTGIAGCVVIEDEVTIWGQVGTTSGITIGAKAVIMGQTGVTKSVEGGKSYFGTPIEESREKLKQLANIKKIPEILNKLK encoded by the coding sequence ATGAAATTTCCAAAGATTCACTCTTTACAAGAAATTGCAAATTTGCTGGATTGCGAATTTATAGGTGACCAAAACTTTCCAGTTTTAGGCATGAACGAAATTCATGTCGTTGAATCTGGAGACATTGTTTTTGTTGACCATCCCAAATATTACGACAAAGCCTTACAATCGGCAGCTACTATAATTTTAATCAATAAAAAAGTAGAATGCCCCGAAGGTAAAGCACTTTTAATTTCTGATGATCCTTTCAGAGATTTCAATACCCTAACTAAACATTTCAGACCTTTTCAAGGCACCAGCGTATCGATTGCACTTTCTGCAACTATCGGCGAAGGTACCGTGATTCAGCCCAATTGTTTTATTGGGAATCATGTAACAATTGGAAAAAACTGTTTGATACATCCAAATGTTACGATTTACGATCATACCGTAATTGGAGATAATGTAATGATTCACGCCGGAACCATTTTAGGAGCCGACGCGTTTTATTATAAAAAACGTCCGGATGGCTTTGATCAGTTGATTTCAGGTGGACGTGTGGTAATTGAAGACAATGTAGGTATTGGAGCGCTTTGTACGATTGACAAAGGGGTTACCGGCGACACTACTATCGGTGAAGGTACAAAATTGGACAATCAGGTACATGTTGGACACGATACTGTCATTGGTAAAAAGTGTTTAATTGCATCACAAACGGGTATTGCGGGTTGTGTTGTAATCGAAGATGAAGTTACAATTTGGGGACAAGTAGGAACAACCAGTGGCATCACTATAGGAGCGAAAGCTGTTATTATGGGACAAACGGGGGTTACCAAATCGGTTGAAGGAGGAAAGTCTTATTTCGGAACTCCAATCGAAGAATCAAGAGAAAAGTTAAAACAATTGGCCAATATCAAAAAGATTCCTGAAATTCTAAATAAATTGAAGTAA
- the efp gene encoding elongation factor P: MASTSDIRNGLCIKYNHDIYKIIEFLHVKPGKGPAFVRTKLKSLTTGKVLDNTFSAGHKIEDVRVETHTFQFLYAEGDEFHFMNAETFEQISLNKNILDNPGLLKEGTNVMVQINTETDLPLSVDMPTSVILEITYAEPGVKGNTATNATKSATVETGATVNVPLFINEGDKIKIDTASGSYMERVKE, encoded by the coding sequence ATGGCATCTACATCAGATATTAGAAACGGGTTATGTATTAAATACAACCACGATATTTATAAAATTATTGAATTTCTTCACGTAAAACCAGGAAAAGGTCCTGCTTTCGTAAGAACGAAATTAAAAAGCTTAACTACAGGAAAAGTATTGGACAATACATTTTCTGCAGGACATAAAATCGAAGACGTTCGTGTTGAAACACATACTTTTCAGTTTTTATATGCTGAAGGTGACGAATTTCACTTCATGAATGCTGAAACTTTTGAGCAAATTTCTTTGAATAAAAACATCTTGGACAATCCGGGATTGTTGAAAGAAGGAACTAACGTAATGGTTCAGATTAATACAGAGACTGATCTTCCTTTATCTGTGGATATGCCAACATCTGTAATTCTTGAAATTACTTATGCTGAACCGGGAGTAAAAGGAAACACTGCTACAAATGCCACAAAATCTGCTACAGTAGAGACCGGAGCAACTGTAAACGTTCCGTTATTCATCAACGAAGGTGATAAAATTAAAATTGATACGGCTTCAGGTTCTTACATGGAGCGTGTAAAAGAGTAG
- the lpxA gene encoding acyl-ACP--UDP-N-acetylglucosamine O-acyltransferase, with translation MNQPLAYVHPGAKIAKNVVIEPFTTIHNNVIIGDGTWIGSNVTIMEGARIGKNCNIFPGAVISAVPQDLKFGGEDSLAIIGDNCTIRECVTINRGTVASGQTILGNNCLVMAYAHIAHDCEIGNNAIIVNGVALAGHVVVGNHAVIGGLAAIHQFIHIGDHAMISGGSLVRKDVPPYTKAAKEPLSYVGINSVGLRRRGFSTEKIREIQEIYRILYQKNYNTTQALSIIEAEMEATPERDEILDFIRNSSRGIMKGYSGNY, from the coding sequence ATGAATCAACCATTAGCATATGTTCATCCTGGCGCTAAAATCGCTAAAAATGTTGTAATTGAGCCTTTTACAACAATTCACAATAATGTAATTATTGGTGATGGTACCTGGATTGGTTCAAATGTGACGATCATGGAAGGAGCTCGTATTGGTAAAAATTGCAATATTTTTCCAGGTGCGGTTATCTCTGCGGTACCACAAGACTTAAAATTCGGAGGAGAAGATTCTCTTGCTATCATAGGCGATAATTGTACGATTAGAGAATGTGTTACCATCAACAGAGGTACAGTTGCCTCTGGACAAACGATTCTTGGAAACAACTGTCTGGTTATGGCATATGCTCACATTGCGCACGACTGCGAAATTGGGAATAACGCCATTATCGTAAACGGAGTTGCATTGGCAGGTCACGTTGTAGTTGGAAATCACGCAGTAATTGGTGGTTTGGCAGCGATTCATCAATTCATCCATATCGGAGATCACGCTATGATTTCTGGTGGATCTTTGGTTAGAAAAGACGTTCCGCCATATACAAAAGCGGCAAAAGAGCCGTTATCGTATGTAGGTATCAATTCAGTTGGTTTAAGAAGAAGAGGTTTTAGCACTGAAAAAATTAGAGAAATTCAGGAAATTTACAGAATCTTATACCAGAAAAATTACAATACAACGCAAGCTTTAAGTATTATTGAAGCCGAAATGGAAGCTACTCCTGAGAGAGATGAAATTTTAGATTTTATCCGAAATTCATCACGAGGAATCATGAAAGGTTATTCAGGAAATTATTAA
- a CDS encoding bifunctional UDP-3-O-[3-hydroxymyristoyl] N-acetylglucosamine deacetylase/3-hydroxyacyl-ACP dehydratase, translating into MVKQKTIKNEISLTGVGLHTGKEVTMTFKPAPINNGFTFVRVDLQGQPVIEADANYVVNTQRGTNLEKLGVKIQTPEHVLAALVGCDLDNVIIELDASELPIMDGSSKYFVEAIEKAEIEEQDASRNVYVVKEVISFTDEATGSEILVMPSDDYQVTTMVDFGTKVLGTQNATLKSIADFKTEIASSRTFSFLHELESLLEHGLIKGGDLNNAIVYVDKEISEATMANLKKAFGKDEISVKPNGVLDNLTLHYPNEAARHKLLDVIGDLSLIGVRIQGKIIANKPGHFVNTQFAKKLAKIIKIEQRNHVPVYDLNQEPLMDIHKIMAMLPHRPPFLLIDRIIEMSDRHVVGLKNVTMNENFFVGHFPEAPVMPGVLIVEAMAQTGGILVLSTVPDPENYLTYFMKIDNVKFKHKVLPGDTLIFKCELISPIRRGICHMQANAYANGKLVTEAELMAQIARKQ; encoded by the coding sequence ATGGTTAAACAGAAGACCATCAAAAATGAAATTTCACTAACAGGCGTTGGATTACACACTGGGAAAGAAGTTACAATGACTTTTAAACCAGCTCCAATTAATAACGGTTTCACTTTTGTAAGAGTAGATTTGCAAGGCCAGCCAGTCATTGAGGCTGATGCTAATTATGTTGTGAATACGCAAAGAGGTACTAATTTAGAAAAACTAGGCGTAAAAATTCAAACTCCAGAACATGTTTTGGCGGCATTAGTTGGATGTGATCTGGACAATGTTATTATAGAATTAGATGCTTCAGAACTTCCTATTATGGATGGTTCTTCAAAATATTTTGTTGAAGCAATTGAAAAAGCGGAGATAGAAGAACAAGACGCAAGCCGTAATGTTTATGTAGTGAAAGAAGTAATTTCGTTTACCGATGAAGCAACTGGCAGCGAGATTCTTGTAATGCCAAGTGATGATTATCAAGTAACTACAATGGTAGATTTTGGGACTAAAGTTTTAGGTACTCAAAATGCTACCTTAAAAAGTATTGCCGATTTTAAAACAGAAATTGCGAGTTCAAGAACTTTTAGTTTTTTACATGAATTGGAATCTTTATTAGAGCATGGTTTAATTAAAGGAGGTGATTTAAATAATGCAATTGTTTATGTAGACAAAGAGATTTCTGAAGCTACAATGGCGAATTTAAAGAAAGCTTTTGGAAAAGATGAAATATCTGTAAAACCAAACGGCGTTTTAGACAACCTTACTTTACACTATCCAAACGAAGCAGCAAGACACAAACTTCTTGATGTAATTGGAGATTTATCTCTTATTGGAGTTCGTATTCAGGGTAAAATTATAGCGAATAAACCGGGGCATTTTGTAAATACTCAGTTTGCTAAAAAATTGGCAAAAATCATTAAAATAGAGCAAAGAAATCATGTTCCTGTTTACGATTTAAACCAGGAGCCTTTGATGGATATTCATAAAATTATGGCGATGCTTCCTCACAGACCTCCATTTTTGTTGATTGACAGAATCATCGAAATGTCGGATCGTCATGTGGTTGGTTTGAAAAATGTTACAATGAATGAAAATTTCTTCGTTGGACATTTCCCGGAAGCACCAGTTATGCCCGGAGTTCTTATTGTTGAAGCGATGGCGCAAACGGGAGGGATCTTAGTTTTAAGTACCGTTCCGGATCCAGAGAATTACTTGACTTATTTCATGAAAATTGACAATGTTAAGTTCAAACACAAAGTATTGCCAGGTGATACGTTAATTTTCAAATGTGAGTTGATTTCTCCAATCAGAAGAGGAATCTGTCATATGCAGGCAAATGCTTACGCAAATGGGAAATTAGTGACCGAGGCAGAATTAATGGCTCAAATTGCAAGAAAACAATAA
- the lpxD gene encoding UDP-3-O-(3-hydroxymyristoyl)glucosamine N-acyltransferase — translation MKFTAEQIAGILEGEVVGNPNVEVSRLSKIEEGEEGSLTFLANPKYINHIYTTKASVTIVNDSFVPEQEITTTLIKVEDAYASFSKLLEFYNQVKLNKNGIEPQSYITEGTKYGDNLYLGSFSYIGQNVILGNNVKIYPNSFIGDNVVIGDNVYIFAGAKIYSETIIGNNCTIHSGTIIGADGFGFVPNEEGVYSKVPQIGNVIIEDNVDIGANTTIDRATLGSTIIRQGVKLDNQIQIAHNVEIGKNTVIAAQSGVAGSTKIGENCMIGGQVGIAGHLTIGNNVRLQAQSGVARNIKDDEILQGTPSLGYTDFNKSYVHFKNLPKIVAEVEELKKQIINPKNGNNG, via the coding sequence ATGAAATTTACAGCAGAACAAATAGCGGGAATTTTAGAAGGAGAAGTTGTTGGGAATCCCAATGTAGAAGTTTCTCGATTATCTAAAATAGAAGAAGGTGAGGAGGGATCGCTTACTTTTTTGGCCAATCCAAAATATATCAACCACATATATACGACTAAAGCATCTGTAACTATTGTTAATGATAGCTTTGTGCCTGAGCAGGAAATTACCACAACTTTAATAAAAGTAGAAGATGCCTACGCTTCTTTTTCTAAGCTTTTAGAGTTTTACAATCAGGTTAAATTAAACAAAAACGGCATAGAACCGCAGTCTTATATAACAGAAGGCACTAAATACGGAGACAATTTGTACTTAGGAAGCTTTAGTTATATTGGACAAAACGTGATTTTAGGTAATAATGTAAAAATTTACCCAAACAGTTTTATTGGCGATAATGTTGTTATTGGCGATAATGTGTATATTTTTGCAGGCGCTAAAATTTACTCTGAAACTATAATTGGTAACAATTGTACTATTCATTCCGGTACTATCATTGGTGCGGATGGTTTTGGTTTTGTTCCGAATGAAGAAGGAGTTTACAGTAAGGTACCACAAATTGGTAATGTTATTATCGAAGATAACGTTGATATCGGTGCCAATACAACAATAGACAGAGCAACTCTTGGTTCGACAATCATAAGACAAGGAGTTAAATTAGACAATCAGATTCAGATTGCACATAATGTTGAAATTGGCAAAAACACCGTAATTGCAGCGCAATCTGGTGTGGCCGGTTCTACAAAAATTGGCGAAAACTGTATGATTGGCGGGCAAGTAGGTATCGCAGGACACTTGACAATAGGGAATAATGTGAGATTGCAGGCTCAGTCAGGAGTAGCAAGAAACATTAAGGATGATGAAATATTACAAGGGACACCGTCTCTTGGATATACCGATTTTAATAAATCGTATGTTCATTTCAAAAATCTGCCTAAAATAGTTGCCGAAGTAGAAGAATTAAAAAAACAAATAATAAACCCAAAAAATGGAAATAATGGTTAA
- a CDS encoding HD domain-containing protein — MTHINKLKIFNDPIYGFISIPNELIYDLIQHPYFQRLRRISQMGLSYLVYPGANHTRFHHALGCMHLMQKAVDTLRFKGVAISAEEENALYIAILLHDIGHGPFSHAMEKSIVEDVNHEAISLLFMNQLNEEFEGRLSLAIQVFKGDYHRKFMLQLISSQLDMDRMDYLKRDSFYTGVAEGNVNSERLIQMMNVVDGILVIEEKGIYSVEKFLLSRRLMYWQAYLHKTSLVAELILMRVLKRARELTLKGVSLPCSEPLMYFMKNRVTLEDFDAEKLDLFSQLDDFDIISALKAWQKQDDFILSTLSKMLINRDLLKIKLTAEKIPAEELQSLKEEFANEHHITQLEAGYFIFGGKIKNQAYSKEAEPIRILKKDKTIEDVVEASDQLNLRSLSKLVTKYYICFPKQLI, encoded by the coding sequence GTGACTCATATCAATAAGTTAAAAATATTTAATGATCCCATTTACGGGTTTATTTCCATTCCGAACGAACTTATTTACGACCTAATTCAGCACCCGTATTTTCAGCGTTTACGCCGCATTTCGCAAATGGGATTGTCGTATTTGGTTTATCCCGGTGCTAATCATACACGTTTTCATCATGCTTTGGGCTGTATGCATCTCATGCAGAAGGCTGTAGACACACTTCGTTTTAAAGGAGTAGCAATTTCAGCTGAAGAAGAGAATGCGTTGTACATTGCAATTTTACTGCATGACATTGGTCACGGCCCTTTTTCACACGCGATGGAGAAGAGTATTGTGGAAGATGTGAACCATGAAGCTATTTCATTGTTGTTTATGAACCAGTTAAATGAAGAATTTGAAGGAAGACTGAGTCTCGCCATTCAGGTTTTTAAAGGGGATTATCATCGAAAATTCATGCTGCAATTGATTTCCAGTCAGTTGGATATGGACCGAATGGATTATTTGAAAAGAGATAGTTTTTATACTGGTGTAGCGGAAGGAAATGTCAACTCTGAACGTTTGATTCAGATGATGAATGTAGTCGATGGTATTTTGGTAATTGAAGAAAAGGGGATTTATTCAGTCGAAAAGTTTTTGCTTTCAAGAAGGCTGATGTACTGGCAGGCTTATTTGCATAAAACAAGTCTGGTGGCTGAATTGATTTTGATGAGGGTACTGAAAAGAGCAAGAGAACTGACTTTAAAAGGAGTGTCTTTGCCTTGCAGCGAGCCTCTTATGTATTTTATGAAGAACAGGGTAACTTTAGAGGACTTTGACGCCGAAAAATTAGATTTATTCTCTCAACTTGATGATTTTGATATTATCAGCGCCTTAAAAGCCTGGCAGAAACAGGATGATTTTATTCTTTCCACTTTAAGCAAAATGCTTATTAACAGAGATTTGCTTAAAATTAAGCTTACTGCAGAAAAAATACCGGCCGAAGAATTACAATCTCTGAAAGAAGAATTCGCTAACGAGCACCATATTACACAATTAGAAGCGGGTTATTTTATTTTTGGCGGAAAAATTAAAAATCAGGCCTACAGTAAAGAAGCTGAACCGATACGAATTTTGAAAAAAGACAAAACAATTGAAGATGTTGTAGAAGCATCTGATCAGTTGAATTTAAGGTCTTTATCTAAATTGGTGACAAAATATTACATCTGTTTCCCAAAACAACTTATCTAA
- the tsaE gene encoding tRNA (adenosine(37)-N6)-threonylcarbamoyltransferase complex ATPase subunit type 1 TsaE, with protein sequence MNIVFSLDQIKEVAEQILASNPKKIILFNGEMGVGKTTLIKQLCKSLGVQDATSSPTFSLVNEYYTANNQIVYHFDFYRLNKETEALDMGVDDYLYSGNWCFIEWSEKIANLLPEETSVISIELQADGQRKLELN encoded by the coding sequence ATGAATATCGTTTTTTCATTAGATCAAATCAAAGAAGTAGCAGAGCAAATTTTAGCCTCAAATCCAAAAAAAATCATCCTTTTTAATGGAGAAATGGGCGTTGGAAAAACTACTTTAATCAAGCAATTGTGTAAAAGCCTGGGAGTTCAGGACGCGACCAGCAGTCCAACTTTTTCTTTAGTTAACGAATACTATACTGCTAATAATCAAATTGTTTATCATTTTGACTTTTACCGATTAAACAAAGAAACCGAAGCTCTGGATATGGGCGTTGATGATTATTTGTACTCTGGAAACTGGTGTTTTATAGAATGGTCTGAAAAAATTGCGAATCTGCTTCCGGAAGAAACTTCTGTGATTTCAATTGAGTTACAGGCAGATGGACAAAGAAAACTTGAATTAAATTAA
- a CDS encoding GNAT family N-acetyltransferase yields the protein MNTQDTVEIIPFSSDLKEHVKILNIEWLQKYFRVEERDEVVLSNPQEEIIDKGGLIFYARYKGEIIGTVSLMKINDTTFELSKMAVSDKAQGLGVGNKLLEHCMTVAENNNIKKLFLYSNRILLPALHLYEKFGFIEVPLEDVSYERADIKMEKILS from the coding sequence ATGAATACCCAGGACACAGTCGAAATAATTCCTTTCTCTTCCGATCTGAAAGAGCATGTAAAGATCTTAAATATAGAATGGCTTCAAAAGTATTTTAGAGTTGAAGAAAGAGACGAAGTCGTGCTTTCCAATCCACAGGAAGAAATTATAGACAAAGGAGGGTTGATTTTTTATGCCAGATACAAAGGCGAAATCATTGGAACGGTCTCTTTGATGAAAATTAATGATACCACATTTGAATTGAGTAAAATGGCGGTTTCAGATAAAGCACAAGGTCTGGGAGTTGGAAATAAACTATTAGAACACTGCATGACCGTTGCCGAAAACAATAATATTAAAAAGTTATTCCTGTATTCCAATCGCATACTGCTTCCCGCGCTTCATTTATATGAGAAATTTGGTTTTATAGAGGTTCCTTTAGAAGATGTAAGTTATGAAAGAGCAGATATAAAGATGGAGAAAATTCTGTCTTAA